The region catatactgacaaagatgtgagttcctgtgcattggtctaacagcagagactctgccacaggcccaagaggtggtgtgtgggacaagcaggggtgcaggagtgtacgcagtgcaaaggtgtaagtggtggcaggggtgcaggggctgtggagggtgcaggcagttcaggggatgcgggggtgcaggcagtgcggaagtgcagagagtggcaggggtgcagaggtacagggagtgtaggggtgcaggaaggtgctcaggcacgtggccagggtcagaaggcaagtgcacatcctcgcagtcagcctgaccccgggagattgGTGCAATGGTCTGGGTTGGCGGAGGGGTCGGAGGGGGCGGCGacggcggtgggtgggaggctgcccgggcaagccggtcgatgtcttctcttccctgcagcctggcctgggggggcattggccgccggagattcgccagatgttggactccagttaagcttgctcctgggtggtggggcggttaggtcgggggcggtggcagcggcaagggggcggagcggggctgcccctggcgaactgatggaatagttgccttctcccggctgccgggcctgggagcggcctctgctgccccaggtcgcctcacacacctgtcccactcagcttgcttagtggggagtggaggcggtgcggttaaggtgcagggcccacggggataggggggctgccgcacggaagccggtcaattcgctccgctctcccccgcggcggagccaggggcggcttctgctgccgtagaggcgggacgccggtctccaggtgagcttggtcctgggaggcggcggcggcggcggcggcggcggctgggggtttgggtccgttccagggagctgctccatttcttctctcccccgcggcctggcttgggggcgacctctgccgccagagatttgcctgaggtccgactccaggtgagcttgctcctgggagatgggtgcggtgcagtcagggggctgggaaggtggtggctgcggggatagggaggctgcccagggggagcttgaggattagctcccatgtctgtgccgcgtggcctgcaggcagcctctgttgcgccaggtcccgggataaccctttcccactttgcctgttgggggcgggaggcagggtagtcagggtgcacgggtggcgggggtcgggggcctgcagcgggggagcgggcacatttgctcccatcttccccgcggcttgtcctgggggcggtgtctcttgccctgggttaagagacacgtgtatcctagtcagcctggccccaggaggcgggcgtgttacgttgggggtggtgacagcagcggcaggttttcccatggagccggtccatttgctcccatttctccccatggtttgccctgggggcggtccctgttgtccctagttcgccggaagtccatttccaggtcagcctgctccctagaggcggccaccgtgaggtcagggggcaggagcggtggctgctgtgggggtagggggctgcctggggagctggtggattggctcccgtctccccgatggcctggtgtgggagtggcctctcctgcctcagatcaccagacacacctgtcccatttagcctgctgggggaggggcgccctgggaagtgcctttaaagtgtgggggaggcgacagcaggggtagaggacctgcagcgcggagcctgtcaatttgctctcctcttccccacggccaaacctgggggcgtactctgctgcccaagaagccagaTGCCCGTCttcaggtcagcttgctcctgggaggcgggcgcgatgctgtcgaggggcagaggcagctgcgacggccggctgccccgcctaatggggccacttcttctcctctcccctgacctggcctggggacggcctctcccgcccaagattagcctgaaaccccacacccggtcaggttgctcctgggaggtgggcgcggtgacatcaggggttggagaggaggggggtctgcccctggcgggctggaggataagctcccatctctctggaggcctgacgtgggggtggcctctgctgcccctcattcccgggtcacccttctccaggacatattgccccgggggtgctgtaggctgcgggggcggcgggttgttggcgggggtatggagcttgccgcttgggagctggtggtttagatcccatttcccccgcagcttggcctgggggcagcctctgttgccccaggtcgcaaagcactgtttccctgacagcttaaccaccggaaatgggcaggatgtgctgagggggcggaggcagccgccaaggcagcgaccgagggggctgtccctggccagccggtcaattttttcccatctgaacatttgctgccccagtttcgcaggacgcccttctccagtttatccttctcctgggaggtgggctcagtgcatgcagcccaaggtctgggctctcccctggggaggggcagaactctcttcttcttctttgactttattcttcagcgaagtggttactggccccaattcttaattctgagaaagtgtagcctgtgttacggaggagctgctggacagtgaggtttctgggtgggttttcacatcagctgatgccccaggcaggcaggaaatctattacttagagcttcttagtctggagttgggggatggccccgccatcctcaccatgctttttaaaaatgtgttactcccctctttttcctaggtgacattttaggttattgggtcccagattgctggcacactcatccctgttctcaaacatcttttaaacttgggtgaagtgataagttggggaagaagatgatttactgaaaggtaagaatacttaaatttgcattaaagctacattctgtcaatctttctcaaatgatttttctctgattctaaatccatgacctagtgaatgttgtactcctgtgtaaatcattgatcttcacatcacacttgttgagtggtcaacgagattttttatttagattattcctgaaaggaaaagctcaggcttttgagaattccttgtctgatgtcacccaggcagtcacagtagaagacagagctgatataaaaatccctcagctgcctgaactgcaaagcttctgggattactgatccctgaaatgcaggtgactcttggtgataatctgggggatggtttacatgatcagattcttccagtcctgtaaatgggttccatggccccagccccgggagagctggtcataagggccatatcgtgaggggtgggatgggaaggcaaggtctaagagctggcatcactgagattccacactcgctaaacacagaccccagagcctaattgttgtcacgttctgttctggatttgagagtgtgttcagacatgattcttgcccttcaggggtcactgcctgggtggaagtaacctttacataaatctggggaggatgacaattaagtagatgggctgttatgattctcagtgtgcccaggctcgctcttccaggcactcgtgggactaacgagagtcatgttattcactcatacactgatttattacccttgaattgatcatttgtcccacagtaagtgaaacaagcgatgaggaacctgagttttgtcccctttcctagcactgattgtatctgtcagtcaggcgccctgagtatgcattgtgaaatggtggtatttcttgcccaatgggactgcactgtcagttctgagaatcaggggatacacgtgggtaggacagcacactgacacacatggcacccccccccaccccatgagacagcattgtcgatgctcaggtgacccgatgtagaccgcggtgctaaacttgagcatgtttagtgatcttggtggctatgaaaatacagactgccggtccctacttctggagacactgagggtgtgcaccccagaattctgcactttaagaagcactttaactaattctgatgaagatgatctgagtgtcccactgagaaacactggtgtgcgatgcaccagtattgaggattctcagggagcgatgtcttttcaggatggtccaagggccctcacgagacttttgccttgggtgtaattgtatgtgttcgaaagtgatgtctctcacttccagtgcttgtcagcatgctctgtgcagggatttgctctcagcaaaaactataagtcttcaggtcaccgagctagagtgtgagcgatcttttattttggttttctttattgcaatgcagagtctcccgagaagagattcagactgaacagctttgtgtcggactttggaagaccgctggtgcccaaggggttctctggcagcacaatgacgaatctaggtccctctttcactgctacgtcaatgaagtggaccgcttggacaaggccaaagctggtatcccaaccatagcccttgacagtgatgttcggctccaggaagccatcagatgcagcaggtggccagaggaggagccgaacgggctcatgaaatgtgacacccccagcttcatcaacacggaccagagctcttcctttggggaagatgatctcctgattttggaaccacatattgttctagaaaataagccagttgcccagacctcacacaaagacttgaattggaaatgtgctttgtcaagtgtttctctgaagatgtgaagtctgtctttgtatggcaggaagtcccctttcacaaaattgtatgtgtttgtgtctgagagagagaaatggagacagacagaaagacggagacagaagagagccccctcagaagagagctagttaaggtgagtttttgtgccttagtttttgtgccatttggggttttggggggaacaaagtatttacactgtctcattctcctcgttggaaaccttggccccgtcctcagtgtcagcggccttgaacgggggttgccatggtgcgtttcatctggcgctgccagttccacgctctgcctttagcacgttgctttgcctcccagggctgccaccctttaaactgtaaggtgaggagtctggagtagatgatccatcccagctctgctgttttgcaaatttctgatttcgtattctgatgaggctgggatacacccagagcagtataaaccaggccctacctcctgtctcttgctggggcatccctcaggtctgtgccttctactcaagcctttactgagcccagcttttgtcaggagcccaggtgcctaccgggatggcaggagacctgtctctcgtggtcacggtggcagacatttctattggttgtgctgaaacagctcttctgagatcctccggccacccttgctccaacctgaggacagacctaccgttcctttcctaggaggaggatcaatccatggtgcattttatgacaatcctgtccccaggaatgcacggaaggttatcagctgagtgaggggaagtgcctctgtgtctctgtgtccctgtatctctgtctgctcacagtgccctgccaccggctactgaacaagaaaagtgctattcaccatgctgtgtcttttgcagatgtgtaggtgatggtcttgtggctcatgtgtgggctttgtgctgggatggtgaagggcttataaatacctcatcaacatgtattcgagatggcctggtgccacacagacttgattcatgaaggcatcaagcctgcacactggtttggaaacaacttggttttgatcagtcacactgcatgcatgactcactgctgatctctgggtggttttttcattttagatttattcacccagtgtcttgcttaagctgaaaaatacatttatttcactagaatattctcagattctttgttttcacacatccagttgtttaattcctttaaaaatcattttgtgtttaaaatgcctcctaatatctatcatctctaggttcccagtggcctgagccatgcaccagatttgatgcaggaactgttccaccaaaagaaatccctttgccataatatcatttgaggaaaatattatgctttaaggctctaacagtaaatcgtagaacaaagcatggaacatttattgtagttaatacatgttcatgcaaaaagaaatgatattttcattaaacaatgttgattttaataacttttactaatgtgaatattattactcataatttaagtaaccaaataaaaccacagttatttattatgaagtttgaaaactatttacactgtctctcaaatagaggtagctttattagaagactgaagggtatttaaaagatggaaaaatacccatgatgacaccatcatttttattaactaaatatcaagaactgtgcagggttaagatttaaccctctgcaagctgtcaagttagcatgaggtagtttgtggatgctgccagaagacaggagactcccccaggttcagagacaaagaacttcttgccagcacagcaggcagcttggggttcatgttcatgttggttcctgagtttctttccttttgctgttgtaacaaaggaccacagactcaggggcttaaagcaatacacattcatcatctcactgttctattgtgcagaagtgcaaagtcattgtcagtgggctaaaaccaacgtgtggccaaggctacgttccacaccgaggctctagggagggattcgtcttcctacctttcccagcttgcagaggtgttcacactccttggcccagggccctgtgtcactgtgacctctgctgccactttacatctctgtctctgactatatagatataaaggaagagtcttctacatctggtatggaccctttttcctaaatggacattgtatctctatttatgtgcagattaaaaccccttccctccagggtgtggtggcatcagctcacaagattaccactctgggctttaagtgtcctctttgtattgtcacctgggaacttctctttccatagttagctctgtgttacatttgttgttgtattttacccggcattactgaaagttttacttaaaagcgatcctaattagctctgtttacctgtttcctgagctgaaagcttcagttctagagtatctgtttgatttctcttaaaaatacattccagtatatttctctggtgaaagtctttaccctgttgtctattctcccataatttccttattttcttgaatatattaaaagtattttatagcctttattggtaactctgaagcctacatcacctgggggtttgcatcctttgtctaatgtttcttattctcatattatccgttatatagtcttgacatgttgcatgtcttgaaattctttattacatggcagacattgcaaatgaaaaatccatatgttattttccgtgagaggttttctaccttcctgttaggcaaacagggtgagggactgatcatgtcgctccaatcaggcgctgaggtggatcaggactgaagtgccttttttcttaaaacagctttgaggtatacttggcaaagtaattttcacacgtataaagtgtacagctaatacgttttgacataagtatatccccaagaaaccatgaccacattcaagagagtgaacatacccatcacccacaaagcttctctcctgccatttgttgtccctccctccctccccatctcttcccctggaaaccattgatctgctttccatcacaacatattggtctgcattttcaagatccttgtatgaatggattaatgcagtatctactctatgttgtctgacttctttcattcagtgtaattattttgagagtcatctgtgttgctgtattaatagcttatttttcttatagcagagtattgtttagtgctgagtttttcctgaagagtttgttgtgagcagtgtttggatagaccatcatttgtttctccatttactttttgatggatgcatgggttatttacaacttgagctattataaataaaattgcagtgaatatttggttacaagtctttatatggacatatgcttttcttttctaaagcaccagatgaggaatatctgggttatatggtagataggtatttaccttttttaaagaaactgtaaaagacttttccaaaatgattgtactattgtaaattccttgtggtgtgtatcagctctggttgctctacttccttaccagcactttgtaaggtcggtctttctaatcgtattcattcttgtatgtatgtgtactagtatctcactttggtttttaaaagcatttctctgatgattaatggcatctttaatcagcatcttttcatatgctttttatccatctggatatctttactgaagtgtgttttctggcctcattcattcattcaggtgtttgcattattattgagttttgacacctctttattctggatcagatacaaagagagacctttatcagatatatgatctgcaaatagcttctgtctatggcttgtcttttcatttgcttagcagtgtttagaacagctttgaagagtcttcattttgataaagttcactctatcagtttctttttaaaatacattatacttttggtgtcatagcaaagaaatttttgccaaacccaaggtcataaagcttaagcctatgctttttctcctagctgttttatagttttagatttcctattaagatctatgatccattgtgacttaatttttgtatattttgtgaggtgtggatcaaagttcatttttttttttttttgcatttcactatctaattcttccagcactacttgttgaaaagatccttcctccactgcatcctttttgagaatcaattgtctatataagtgttggtttagttctgaacattctattctgctccattattctattttcctgttttacaccaacaccatactttctgattactgtagttaaaaaaaaaaaaaaaaaaggctgaaaatcagatagtgcaagtcttccaactttgtttttcttgttcaaaattgttttggatatttgggatcctttgaatttttatatgaattttagaatcagttttaaaattccttacatcctgttctgccaaatttccacccatgtctttggccatctccaaagccacattttctgaagaagtctctctagatcccaggtgaaaggaatttctgtttcatctgtgctccaatcacatttgataatatttgattacatttattcatatttggctggatgtactttgtgatctttcctgccatatagtaaatctctcaagatttggaatcttgacttggttccctctgtctgctgagaaaactagttctatgctttgcaggagtgagccctgcagtaagaggtatctgcagcacacatctagctcactgcttgcatatcgtcaaggaatcctgcagatttagaattgtttattgattgttttctCCAAGatggctcagccttttttatttctattgctactgctgcagtttcaaaggaaaatgggctaattattttccaaataacaaaacatactgtaattgagctgtgacgcaaattatgtgctgctctttcttaacaacctgcttagtgttcacaggtaccttcactcatggaacttttgggagaatgtcatatcctcagagatagcaatgctgtctttggcaacctgagcggtagtatctgaactcactcctgctgtttttccagtgccccctctagccctcctccagccctccatggggggcctgcagttcttccctcgaaaatcctgttgcttctcaggaagaattccctatgaaacatattcatgtccttcttgtggggacattcagtccagagacctgacagcaggggaaaatatttagactgcttttggtagaacgtaaattcttccatacttgttagaagcaaatccaatgaggaaactgtgttggcatctaacaaatcaggataaatgtctgatgaggaagatcagcttccccatcccactcaagtgtcatgttgatgtgacgctcaccttacctaacattttctcctgtgagcaacgtgaagttcaagacgttatgaatggctttttgtttttcttccttagtctttccacattcactgtgtctggtgagattatatgaatcctgcttattttcagcccagcactaagctttttaaaaggatcacgtgtttaaaaggctagtggacaatttgttagaagattgaaatccttagacattggtcctagagttgaatcttggttactggtgaatgagaattcccgttaaaattttaaattcagtgatataaagttttaaaaatagttaaatattagtcaatttcattaaacactatagcagttatttacttttaagcctgtctctggggcaattttgcaatgattccctccctttattgattccctctttatcagaatccttgagaggtccctgtcatcattgtcagtatcatcatcatcatcaccaccatcatggaactgattcctctgggagattctaggaaaataaagagctggacggggttatgtgcaggtcagtgtgtgcatatacagtaagaacagttgtcagacattagattcaagatacccattccatttagagaagaatgtggtcatgaaatcctgatgtgctgaatgaaggaagcgatgggaacagggtagtcaatggaaaggaggaggaagtgagcgaagcggggagcataggtccttggttaggtgatcagcacattggtgagaaagaggggagtgtgatggcagaatcatgtccctccccggccacagggtagccacctgtgacatgttactgtacatggcaaaatgcatgacagatattttaggacaaaaatcttagaggatttctgtcttctaaattgtctatcagttagcattttaaacccatgatacattattaaagattagtgcagggggacaaataaaaaggattcatataatctcaccagacatactgaatgtagaaaggctaaggaagaaaaccaaaaagtcattcatatgtgccttgaaccataaaatgctcatgagaggaaatgttacacaaggtgagtgtcacagccacattcataatgcctgaatgggatgggacaaggggatcctgagatgagacaatagggtgagtagcctggattgtccaggtgggccgaatgtaatcacaggggtccttgaaatggaggacatttcccagctgagtttaaaatcagagggagttgtagccatagagcaatgttcagaaaggctgctgaccatgaaaatggaggaagtcgtggggcacaagctaaggaaggtgggtgacctctggaaactggaaaaaaacagcaacaacaaggaaacattctcttctagaccctctagaaggaaggaacccttgtgctaccttgaatttagcccaatgagaactgtgttggatctctgacctccacagccataagctgataaatctgtgctggtttaagctcttaagcttatggaaatttcttacattggtaggaggaaaataacatagtgagccgtagtgtaacggattaaaggtataggatggggtgtggagaggattctgacatttacaactaaaaaacaaccaggtgaagtgggaaggtgttttaaggaagacctacctggcatggctgttaagcagactggagcgaggggagcattggagttagatgaatcaattaaatctctaccagaaaaataaggaataaaatgtaacagggcttcagtgatagtggatgtaggaatggaaatgggcagagagacataaatattactttgaaattagctacaggtttgatgactgcatgttggggagacttagccgatgtgtggactgaatgtttgcaacccctcaaaatccatatgtcgaaaccccatctaccagggtgatggtatttgggaggtggggcctttgggaggtgattagtaggataaaatgaggtcatgagagtagagccctcatgaatgggattagaattcttatacaagcccccagagtgcttgcttctctctgctctctgggatatgaagatattgggaagacagccatcttcgagctggcaatcctctcaaggatacattgaccttgaaagtctcagcctccaaaccataaggaatatgctggttgtttaagccacccgacccacggtaatttgt is a window of Camelus bactrianus isolate YW-2024 breed Bactrian camel chromosome 12, ASM4877302v1, whole genome shotgun sequence DNA encoding:
- the LOC141579338 gene encoding uncharacterized protein LOC141579338 isoform X4, producing the protein MEPRWCWESAVCTAVGLVLLWASLCLNSCSTLGENSISEPVLGDLTEITLVAQASDREHVPSCSQPQTSTDASYTDKDPGLGGHWPPEIRQMLDSRAASAAVEAGRRSPGELGPGRRRRRRRRRLGVWVRSRELLHFFSPPRPGLGATSAARDLPEVRLQKPDARLQVSLLLGGGRDAVEGQRQLRRPAAPPNGATSSPLP
- the LOC141579338 gene encoding uncharacterized protein LOC141579338 isoform X1, coding for MEPRWCWESAVCTAVGLVLLWASLCLNSCSTLGVHSMVHPRLELSGSKSISEGTYLKRNGFPDSEGQRKHQPGLEKENSISEPVLGDLTEITLVAQASDREHVPSCSQPQTSTDASYTDKDPGLGGHWPPEIRQMLDSRAASAAVEAGRRSPGELGPGRRRRRRRRRLGVWVRSRELLHFFSPPRPGLGATSAARDLPEVRLQKPDARLQVSLLLGGGRDAVEGQRQLRRPAAPPNGATSSPLP